In one window of Arachis ipaensis cultivar K30076 chromosome B06, Araip1.1, whole genome shotgun sequence DNA:
- the LOC107645172 gene encoding cyclin-P3-1 produces the protein METLALETEDVSSDIYLSLGLKGVDKGVGFPRVLSLLSSLLERSVQRNETLIEAKHVKDVVTVFHGLRAPTLSVQKYIDRIFKYAGCSPSCFVVAHIYVDRFLQHTEVKLTSLNVHRLLITSIMVAAKFMDDAFFNNAYYARVGGVSTSELNRLEMSFLFGIDFRLQVSIGTFGKYCWQLEKEAIQIERPMQACRIKENWSKSNKEDATCASTIAR, from the exons ATGGAGACTCTGGCGCTGGAAACCGAGGATGTAAGCTCAGATATCTACCTTTCGTTGGGACTTAAAGGAGTGGATAAAGGAGTAGGATTTCCAAGGGTTTTATCACTTCTTTCTTCACTTCTTGAGAGAtcggttcagaggaatgaaacaCTAATTGAGGCAAAGCATGTGAAAGATGTTGTTACTGTTTTTCATGGTTTAAGAGCACCTACTTTGAGTGTTCAAAAATATATCGATCGGATTTTCAAGTACGCAGGATGTAGCCCGTCTTGCTTTGTTGTTGCACACATATATGTTGATAGATTTCTTCAGCACACAGAGGTCAAATTGACTTCACTAAACGTGCACCGGCTTTTGATAACAAGCATTATGGTTGCAGCAAAGTTTATGGATGATGC ATTCTTCAACAATGCATACTATGCAAGAGTTGGAGGAGTAAGCACATCTGAATTGAACAGGTTGGAGATGAGCTTTCTGTTTGGGATAGATTTTAGGCTTCAGGTTAGTATAGGAACTTTTGGAAAATATTGTTGGCAATTGGAGAAAGAAGCAATCCAAATTGAAAGGCCTATGCAGGCTTGTAGAATCAAAGAAAACTGGTCAAAGTCAAACAAAGAGGATGCTACTTGTGCTTCCACAATTGCAAGATGa
- the LOC107645170 gene encoding uncharacterized protein LOC107645170 — translation MATSLDTPSPSPSPVFSPSSDKRFWSTLQSRIDTLLGGDSRRKFSKAEEEEQTLMNEGAKRMKEDSMLLMRGFDSVAHTLSQLSNNLDNALQGAKELANPPTLTDIFHSKFDKVRNKEESSGEEEKEIDESKQGTKRKFDHNDVSEENAGDGKQLKDRMIKRAKNIALSMATKAASLARELKSIKSDLSFMQERCVLLEEENRRLRDGFAKGVRPEEDDLVRLQLEALLAEKSRLANENANLVRENQCLHQLVEYHQLASQDISESYENVIQGMCLDFSSPPAIAEETRSDDDDKSREPTTPKSDDPFQFSTKLDEFYDEV, via the exons ATGGCTACCTCCTTGGACACACCTTCGCCTTCTCCTTCACCAGTGTTTAGCCCTTCATCTGATAAACGCTTCTGGAGCACTCTCCAGAGCAGGATTGACACACTCCTCGGCGGCGATTCTCGCCGGAAATTCTCAAAGGCTGAGGAAGAGGAACAAACCCTTATG AATGAAGGAGCCAAGAGGATGAAGGAAGATTCCATGTTACTAATGAGAGGGTTTGACTCAGTTGCCCACACTCTCTCTCAGTTGTCTAACAATTTGGACAATGCCTTGCAg GGTGCTAAAGAATTGGCAAACCCACCAACCTTAACTGATATATTCCATAGCAAGTTTGACAAAGTAAGGAATAAAGAAGAGAGTTCAggggaggaagagaaagagataGATGAGTCAAAGCAAGGAACAAAAAGGAAATTTGATCACAATGATGTCTCAGAAGAAAATGCTGGCGATGGAAAACAACTGAAAGATAGGATGATTAAGAGGGCCAAAAAT ATTGCACTGTCAATGGCAACCAAAGCAGCTTCACTTGCAAGAGAGTTGAAGTCTATCAAGTCAGATCTAAGCTTCATGCAAGAAAGATGTGTTCTGCTTGAAGAGGAGAACAGGAGATTGCGAGACGGATTCGCAAAAGGTGTAAGGCCAGAAGAAGATGATCTT GTGAGGCTTCAGCTGGAAGCACTACTTGCAGAGAAGTCAAGGCTTGCAAATGAGAATGCAAACCTTGTGAGGGAGAATCAGTGCCTACACCAGCTTGTGGAGTACCACCAACTAGCTTCTCAAGACATTTCGGAATCATATGAGAATGTTATTCAGGGAATGTGCCTGGACTTCTCATCACCACCAGCAATTGCTGAAGAGACAAGAAgtgatgatgatgacaaaagcAGAGAACCAACAACACCCAAAAGTGATGATCCCTTTCAGTTCTCTACTAAACTTGATGAGTTCTACGATGAAGTGTAG
- the LOC107645171 gene encoding uncharacterized protein LOC107645171 isoform X2 has protein sequence MGRKPSASKNSSIDKVPIAMHGNPSLERVVPQPFTGNITSPGPVDPQLVNSNCMRSPLRGPNPPVDEVVMHNARTPVQQQVNQPWLQKNTISYTKKKSKSHSSYVRRSERIKSAVVHTDKKIRGIQYIEDGDSEKDEPDAQMEQVLSELGPQVQPEPEPEHEPEPEPEPAAENSYLKSLDEKVESILRRIEALENLKFKVDGNAGPYEAPSATTNDYLSLYIESQKKVESLTAKLENALGKVEVYEKENQVLTDVLDKMKDAINASMVSNLSKATEAAVNASSQAIRTACSAKRKRDAQET, from the exons ATGGGGCGAAAACCCAGTGCTTCCAAGAACTCTTCCATCGACAAGGTTCCCATTGCCATG CATGGAAACCCTTCTCTGGAGAGGGTGGTACCACAACCTTTCACTGGGAACATTACATCACCAGGGCCAGTAGACCCCCAGCTTGTAAACTCAAACTGCATGCGATCTCCACTGAGGGGTCCGAATCCCCCGGTGGATGAAGTTGTAATGCATAATGCAAGAACCCCGGTGCAACAGCAAGTGAACCAACCTTGGCTGCAAAAGAACACTATTTCATATACTAAGAAAAAATCTAAATCCCATAGTTCATATGTGAGGCGTTCTGAGCGCATTAAAAGTGCAGTTGTTCATACTGATAAAAAAATTCGTGGAATTCAATATATTGAAGATGGAGATAGTGAAAAAGATGAACCAGATGCTCAAATGGAACAAGTATTGTCTGAGCTAGGGCCACAAGTACAACCAGAACCAGAACCTGAGCATGAGCCCGAGCCTGAGCCCGAGCCTGCTGCAGAAAATTCATACTTGAAGAGTTTGGATGAAAAAGTTGAAAGTATCTTGCGGAGAATAGAAGCtcttgaaaatttaaaattcaag GTTGATGGAAATGCTGGCCCATATGAAGCTCCATCTGCTACAACTAATGATTATCTGAGCTTGTATATTGAATCACAGAAGAAG GTTGAATCTTTGACTGCAAAGTTGGAAAATGCTCTTGGAAAAGTTGAAGTG TATGAGAAAGAGAACCAGGTTTTGACTGATGTTTTGGATAAGATGAAGGATGCCATTAATGCTTCTATGGTTTCAAATCTGTCAAAAGCTACTGAAGCGGCTGTGAATGCATCATCCCAAGCAATCCGCACTGCATGTTCAGCTAAAAGAAAGAGAGATGCTCAAGAAACTTGA
- the LOC107645171 gene encoding uncharacterized protein LOC107645171 isoform X1, producing the protein MGRKPSASKNSSIDKVPIAMFSLKHGNPSLERVVPQPFTGNITSPGPVDPQLVNSNCMRSPLRGPNPPVDEVVMHNARTPVQQQVNQPWLQKNTISYTKKKSKSHSSYVRRSERIKSAVVHTDKKIRGIQYIEDGDSEKDEPDAQMEQVLSELGPQVQPEPEPEHEPEPEPEPAAENSYLKSLDEKVESILRRIEALENLKFKVDGNAGPYEAPSATTNDYLSLYIESQKKVESLTAKLENALGKVEVYEKENQVLTDVLDKMKDAINASMVSNLSKATEAAVNASSQAIRTACSAKRKRDAQET; encoded by the exons ATGGGGCGAAAACCCAGTGCTTCCAAGAACTCTTCCATCGACAAGGTTCCCATTGCCATG TTCTCTTTGAAGCATGGAAACCCTTCTCTGGAGAGGGTGGTACCACAACCTTTCACTGGGAACATTACATCACCAGGGCCAGTAGACCCCCAGCTTGTAAACTCAAACTGCATGCGATCTCCACTGAGGGGTCCGAATCCCCCGGTGGATGAAGTTGTAATGCATAATGCAAGAACCCCGGTGCAACAGCAAGTGAACCAACCTTGGCTGCAAAAGAACACTATTTCATATACTAAGAAAAAATCTAAATCCCATAGTTCATATGTGAGGCGTTCTGAGCGCATTAAAAGTGCAGTTGTTCATACTGATAAAAAAATTCGTGGAATTCAATATATTGAAGATGGAGATAGTGAAAAAGATGAACCAGATGCTCAAATGGAACAAGTATTGTCTGAGCTAGGGCCACAAGTACAACCAGAACCAGAACCTGAGCATGAGCCCGAGCCTGAGCCCGAGCCTGCTGCAGAAAATTCATACTTGAAGAGTTTGGATGAAAAAGTTGAAAGTATCTTGCGGAGAATAGAAGCtcttgaaaatttaaaattcaag GTTGATGGAAATGCTGGCCCATATGAAGCTCCATCTGCTACAACTAATGATTATCTGAGCTTGTATATTGAATCACAGAAGAAG GTTGAATCTTTGACTGCAAAGTTGGAAAATGCTCTTGGAAAAGTTGAAGTG TATGAGAAAGAGAACCAGGTTTTGACTGATGTTTTGGATAAGATGAAGGATGCCATTAATGCTTCTATGGTTTCAAATCTGTCAAAAGCTACTGAAGCGGCTGTGAATGCATCATCCCAAGCAATCCGCACTGCATGTTCAGCTAAAAGAAAGAGAGATGCTCAAGAAACTTGA